A stretch of the Spirochaetaceae bacterium genome encodes the following:
- a CDS encoding DUF4422 domain-containing protein produces the protein MKDIKIFVSHRIDLDSEVIDNPLFVPVRCGAVYDKRENKPDIIGDDTGDNISEKRLSYNELTVMYWAWKNVKADYYGLCHYRRYFSF, from the coding sequence ATGAAAGATATAAAAATATTTGTATCTCATCGTATCGATTTAGATAGTGAAGTAATAGATAACCCTCTTTTTGTACCTGTACGTTGCGGAGCGGTGTACGATAAACGTGAAAATAAACCAGATATTATTGGTGATGATACTGGAGATAATATCTCTGAAAAAAGATTGTCGTATAATGAACTAACAGTAATGTATTGGGCTTGGAAGAACGTGAAGGCTGATTATTATGGGCTTTGCCATTATAGGAGGTATTTTAGTTTT